The Malus domestica chromosome 08, GDT2T_hap1 genomic interval ACTCACAGTGATGGAAAGCCTTTTCATAACCTTCCCGCGGGAAGTTTCAAGGTTCTCCAAATCTAAGTTCTTTTGTTCCACAACCTTTTCCAGTTCCTTAATCCTGGAAGTGCGACCTTGCATCTGCACCTCCTCCTCATCAAGTGCTTGCATTAGGTCCTCAATTTCTGCAATCACAAACAATTTTGATAATTGGTGATTATTTAATATAaccatttcaaatttcaatcaaaTATAAAAACTATAGTAGACTCTAACTGACCTTGATCTTTAGCAGCAATCACATCAGTCAGTGATCTGACCCTCTCTTGTAACTCGGTAGAAGTAGCACGGCCATCTTCTAATTCATTCACTCTCTGCTCTAATAAGTTACGTTCACCCTTCATCACTTCTATCCGTTTCTCCAAATCATGCACCAAAGATTTTGAAGATTGAAGATCCGTTGAGTAACTTGTTGCAGCTGCTTCAGCTTGCTTGATTTGACTTACAAGCTCCATGCAAATCCTTTCCTTTTGAATGTCCTTCTCCTGAAGCTCTTTCTGCAACTTTGAAATGGTAATCTTCAACTCCTTTTGGCTACCTTCCACAATTTCCGTTGTCAGAGAACCAAAATCACTCACAGTTGACAATAGCCTGTCTGTCACACTCCTGACACATTCCTCAGAGCGAAACCGGTCTTCTCCACTAAATGAAAGTCCATCCTCAGAATAATTTGCTAATTTCAATCTCATCCCTTGTTCTCCAGCAGACCAACCATTTCCAACCAATTCAGCTTTTCTTCTGTCCATTTCCATAACTGAACCAGTGCATGCTTCAAAAAGCAAGGCAATATTTCGGCGCAAGAAAAGAAGCTCATTGtccttttccttttcaactCTTTCCACATGCAACAAGTCTCTCTTCAAGGCTTCAAATGACTCATTTTTGGAAGTTAATTCTCCACGAACAATTGCCATTGATTTAGATACACTGCTAGCTTTTTCATGTAATGAAATTGAGTGTTCATCTAATTTTTCTTTAAGCACACCAATCTCCATCACGAGTTCTTGCAGATAATGCCTTACGTAAGTAAAGATTTCAATTATAAAACTGTCATCAAATTGGCCATGCATGTTGGAGTCTGACCAAGAATTTGTAGAAATAAAGTTCTCCTGAACAGGGAAGCCAAAATTAGAAGATGAGAAAAAAATGCACGAaacttgataaaaaaataaagataataagagaGAAGAATGCTTCACATCAAATTTAAAGACTATAATTGTCATTCAACATATAACAGTATAAGAATAAACAATTATGATATGAGAATAATAGTCattagtgatgatgatgatattaaCAGTAATGGTAATGACAAGACTAACTATAATCCAAAATTTGGATACCAAGTGACGTGACTGTATTTATCTTCATTCTTAATCCCACATATCGTCATACGAGTCCCAATTACTTTTAGCGTAGATAATGGCATTCCATCTGTCGCATCACTTGCTATCCAAAAAGTTGGAATTTATAAATAAAGCAGACCTATAAATAGACGAGAGAGaagtacatatacatgaaacaATTCTTCAATAATCATTTTTCACTTAAGAGGTTTCATTTCTAGTTTAACCAGCTTACGACAGTCGATAAAGCATACATTTTCCAAGCAAAACCACTGCACTCGTCTGACTTTAAAATGAAGGTTATTTGAATTTTCGGGCATAGGGAAGGTACAACAGAATTCAAACAAAGGCATACAAAACAAAGGACCTATAATTGGTAGAAAATGGCCTTTGACAAGCCATATGGAATAGTACGAATATTTAAATACGGGCATATAAAACTGGAACAAATACTCAAGTGTGTGCACATAAAAAGGTACCTTGTCTGATTTGCTTGTGATGAATCCACTGCTTGTAGTGAAAGGGGGCACATCAACCACATAAGTAGCACTGCTTGATTTGAGGCAGGAATCAATACCAGACTCCAGGTTGTGCAAAAATACCAAGTCCTGGTGAAAAATACCAGCCAATAAACTACTAACATCATGAAACCCCTTCCTAAGTTGATCTACACCAGACTTTAGTCCTGAAAATTCAGAAAattggtgttttctttcctcaGAGTGAGCAGTAGAAACCATTTCAAGACGTGAAAGAGCTTCGAGCTTGGCGGCCTCTGCAAGATCCCTTTCCTTGGAGATTATAGCAAGTTCACTCGCAGATTTTGCTAGTTCTTCCTGGAGACCATCATTTCTCTCTTGAACCTCATTCAGTTCTGCAAGGAGTAGGTCTGATGCTCTTTTTGATTTCCTAGCTTCTTGTTCTGAAGAAGCCATATTCGCACGCAAATCACAGCACATTTTCCCGATTTGTTCTAACTTAACAACTGGATCACCAGAATTATCATCCTCTGCAACATCAATGTTTCCTAGAATATTTATGATTAAGCTCAAAGTATTTCCTTTCTCCTGCAAATTGTTCTCAGCTTCTTTCAAACAATTCCGCAAGAATAAACTCTCAGACTCTAGGGCTTCTACCCTCCCTGGATAAGCAGACAAATCCCTGAACTTTTGTTCATATTCTGCAAGTTTACCTTCGCCTATCTTGGTCTCAGATCTCAAGCATTCCACCTCAGAATTGATCTCATCAATATTTTGTTTCAGACTGTCACGCTGTTGTACCAATTGCTTTCCTTTTCTAACTGCAACGTTTAACTTCTCTCTAACAGAAGCTGACTTCTGCTCCTCCTGATTAAGAAGCCCTTGCAACTCATTCACTTTTTTATCTAGCACTTCTAACTCACAAGCCAAAGACCGTTGCTTCTCCACATATccatctctctcctccttcacaTCCAAAATTTCACGTTGAACCTCCTCCAACTCTTTCTTCAAAGCAACTGTATCTGATTCAGCAGTATCAGGTGTACTTGCGCTTCTCGCTTCAACAACCATTGCTTCAGAATTTTCAGTATGAATACCATCGGCTGCAACCCCAAACACTGGTTTTTCTGAGGAAAGAGTTGCATAATTCTCTAAAAGCTTATTCAGTAACCCTTCGAAGCACTCAATGCTGCTTTCACCAGAATACTCTGAATTTGTTCCAGGATCCTGTAATGCATCAGTAACCAGACCCTGCAATCTTCTTATGTCATCTTCTAAGCTGAGAATTTGCTTCTCAATCCCACGCAGCTTGGCTACATTCTCCTGCAAATCAGAAACTTCCTCCTGCAGTTTTTCATTCTCAAGCTCAAACCCAGCTGCCTTGGCTGAAAGTTTATCATGATCATTGATCAGAAGCTCCAATCTTTGAGAAAGATTATTTCTCTCATCAATAAATGTTTGAAGGTCTTCCTCAAGGTCAGATGTTCTCCTTCTTGAGTCTTCCAAATCAGCAGTCAGCGTTACACAATGGCTCTCAAGGTTAACAACCTGCTGCTGGAGAGACATATTATCACCCTGCACCTCCGAAAGTTCTTTTCTTAACCACTCAATCCTATCCTCCGGCTCCAAGGACCGCAGATGCGATGGCATATCAATCCTGTCTAAAAGTTCCTCCCATCTCTGGACTAAGTTGTTCCTTTCCATTAAAGATTGCTCTAACATTTCATTCTGTTCAACCAACCCATAGAACTTACTTTGAAGTTCAtcatattttcttttgaaatcATCACTGGAATCTGAACTTGGCTGTACATCATCTTTCCAGGAATCCATAACAACAAAACCAGCATCAGATGAACCTCCTCCAGCAGAACTCTTCTGATCTGAATCTGTCTGAGGAAAAGTATTACCAGTAACTGACCTGGCCAGCCAATCGATCTTTTCAATAATATCTCTCGAATGAAAATGCTCTGGCAGATCAAGGTCTTCTAAAATCTCTTCTATTCTCTGAAGGACAGAGTCTTTGAGAAGGAATGATTCTCTTAATGCAGTAGCAGAATTGCGAATGTATGAAAGCTCAGATTCCAGAGCTTCCACACGCTCACCAGCTTCTGAATATGCCTTGAGCTTTGTTTCAACCTCAAGAAGCCTGGAATCTTTCAATTGCAGCTCCTGTAAGAATCTTTCCAGTTCACTAGCTTTCTCTGCAAGGGACTGCTTGAGACCATCTCGCTGGACAATCAAGCCTTTCCCCTTGGAGACAGCAATGTTAAGCTTCTCTCTCAGGGAAGACACCCGCTGCTCCGATTGTTCAAGTTCATATAATTTCTCTTGTAACTCAGAACGAGCAACAAGAAGGGCTTCCTCAACCTGACGTAAACTTTCCCTGAGGACAATGGTTTCACTTTCAAGCTGAAAAAACGAGGCATTTAACTGCTGTATTTCTTCCTGCATTGAAGTAGATTCCATCACCTTGGATTGAAAACCTTCTTTAGATAAGCCTACCTGAGCATCAGCATCCTTGTACTTCTGAACAAGACACGATACCAATGATTCCAAGCGTGAAGCAAGCATTTTATCTGCTTGAAACTCAGCATTTTCCACTTCTAGCACACCTTCAATATCTTCTATTAACTTCTGAATAGCACTTGAATCCAGGCATCTTTGtttcaattcctcaaattcttCTGTTCTAACCATCAACTCTGAATTTAGCTTCTTGTTAACAGATTGGAGTTGCAGTCCCTCACTCAGAAAATTCTCCAGCTGTTCTATGATGGTTTCATAAATACTATAATCCAGAGGATGAGGAAGCTTTTCATTTTTCAGGTTCATCTCACTTTCATCTATAGACCCATGCAAAACTCTAAGAAGTTTGCTAAGGTTGCTGTACAACTTGTGCAGCATATCACTGGCCAATTCATTCTTTACATGGAGATCGTCACATTTCTCATTCACTTCTTTATGTAAAATACATATAGCCTCACGGTCTGTTTGAGAGCTtttaagttttaccttcaaatcttcaataacAGTGATGGCATCATAAACAGAAGCAACGAAATGACTTGTGTCCAAACAATCATGAGAAATTGGTGTAGTTGTGCTGAAACTCCCAATAGACTCACCAAGCTTTCCAATCGCTTCAACAACAGGAGCGAGAGTGGAATTCCAATGCTGCTCAAGTATcaaaaccctctctgccgcttCCTTGTGAAAATTTTCTAACTGATCAGAGATCTGAGATACTATGTCATTTGAACTCAGATGTAAATCATGCAATTGACTCTGCAATTGATCAATTCTTGATTCATATCTATGTAGCTTTCTTCCAACTTCCAAGTTTTCAGCTTCGAGATTAGTAACTTTTAGTCTTAAGGACTCACAGAGAACCAAAAGCTCACTGTTCCTTGTTTCAATGCTGCCCCTATGTTGTTCTAAAGCTTCATATAGGACACAAAGCTCAATATTGGTAGCTTCCAATTTCTTGCTATGTTCCTCCAAGTCTTCATACTGATACTTCATCTCTCCGAATGTAGCATTAGCAGTTCTCCTACCATCTCGTTCCTCCTTGAGCAGTTCACTGGCATTTGCAGCATCCAGAAGCAACTGCTCAAATAATGCTCTCAAGTTTCCAGTTTGCTCTCTTACTGACGCAATTGAATCTGCTGGTGATTGATTGTCAGTTAGACCTCGTTCCTCCACATCATGTTCATCAAGGTGCACCTTTGACTCGAAGGCTTGAATCAGTTTTGAGACTGGAGGAGTGGAGACTTTATCACCTGACCTATTCAACAATTCTGAACGAGAGCAGATGCCTTCAATTTCCTGTACAAGTTTGTTCATCATTTTCTCTGCCTCTTCCATGCGTCCCTTTAGTGCTACAAACCCAACGGAATCATCAAAAACTTCCCTCCCAAGATTCAGAACTGGTGAACCTCCACCACCATCAGATGAAGGTTTTTCCACCATAATAAAGGAGCCTTCACTATCTTCCATCCCAGGAACTTGgtgatatttttcattttcaatttcatgcCTCCTGCTCCGCACTTCTGAAAGTTCAACTTGATCCCCATCTTCCCCAGCTTGGGATGCAATTTTGATTCCACTGGTATCAACCTCTTTCATCTTAGCTTTAAGTGTGTCCAGACTGCTAGTGAGAAAGATATTTTCTTCGGAGAGTTGTTCAAGGCGTGTCGTTGTTTCTTTTAGGTCAACCACAAACCTCATATGTTCTTCATGTTCGGCAGATAACcgctcttgaagaacaagaattTCGGAAGAAAATCTCTCAATCTCGTGGGCAGAATAATCCTTCTCCTCCTCGAGCTTCTTTCTCACCTCTGTAACCAAAACAAGGTTtccattcaatttttcattttttacctGCAAATCCAATGCTAAATTCTTACTGGCAGCCAATTCTATTGCAAGTTTCTCATTCTCATAGAAAAGATGATTCTTCTCTTCCTCAAGCTTCTTACTCTCCTCTGTAACCATAGAAAGGATTCCATTCAAGTTGCTATTTTCTACCTGCAAAGCCAATACTGTGTTCTTACTGTCAGCCACTTCTATAGCAAGTTTGTCATTCTCAGAGGAAAGAtgctccttctcctcctcatacttctttctctcttctgtTACAGAACTCAGACTCCCACTTAAGCTGGATATTTGATCCTGTAGAGCTTCCACAAAACTTTTTCCATCAACTAACTCTGCTGAAAGCTTCTCCTTCTCGTGAAGATAACAATCATTTTGCTCAACAAGTTTCTTTCTATCTTCATCCGACAAAACAATACTCCCATTTAATTTCTCATTTTCCACCTGTAAAGCTGCCACCAAAGACTTGCAGTCAGCTAACTCAGCTGACAGGATCAACAAATCCTGCTTCGACCTTTCCAGGCTGCTAAGCGACTCAGTTGCTCTAGCAGAAAATTCTTCTACCTCTGCCCTCGCAGTTTGAAGTTGGTCTTGGAGCTCCTCCTTCCCACTAGCAACAGCCTGGAGTTCACATCTGCACCCTGCAAGCTCTTCAGCAAGGCATTGGTTCTTCTCACGGACTTCATTTAGTGAAGCACGAAGAAGAGATGTTTCATCAAGTAACTGATCACGTTGGCAATCAAACTCCACTTGCATCTCAGACTGCTGCACAAGCTGCAAGTCACTGATATCTTTTGTCAAATGTGTGAGAACCAATTCTTCTTTAAGTTGCTCAAACAATTCCAGAAATCCATGTTCTGGCACAATCAAATTGGTAGTCCCCTGAGATGCACTAGAAACTGATTCAACTGACTTAATAAGAACCCTGAACTCTTCTTCACTAAGCCTCCTAACTACTTCTGTGAGCTGTGAGAGACTGATTGAGCTGGCATCCACAACAGGAGACGCAGTCCATCCTTTATCTGGAAGCACCATATTGGTTCCTGGAGGACTTTCAAGCCCACCCAATGGATGTTTCTGATGATGATCCTCCAGAAGGGCCCTATGTTCTTCCCCACCTTGCCCAAAACCAGATCCAAATTGCACCTCGGACTTTTCTTCAAAATAAGAGCCTGGAACATCTTCTGTTTCCTGCCGGTCATCCATAGCAGCACTAACAACCAAAGATCCATCTGCCTCAGGTAGAGCTAAAGCAAATACTGGGAGTCCATCAGACATGGTTGCACCAGTTGACAGAGATGATTCATCTGCCTTGCCAATCCGTTCACCCATGGACGACTCGAGATCAGGGAAAGTTTCAGCAGTTCTATCAATCTCAGACAGAGCTACACTTCTATCTCCTGCAAGTTCCACTTCTCGATCAGATACTTCATCCACTTTATCAGTTTGCTCATTTATGGAAGGTGCTTGGCTAGAGAAACTTTCAACACTTCTATCAAGCTCAGATGAAGAAATCTTGTCATCTCCTTTACGCCCCATTTCTGCTTCTTGATTACGATCACAATTTTTTGCATCCAAACCGTCAGCTGCCTGCATTGCCCCTACCCAGCAACAAATGAGATTCTAATTATACATCAAACCCATCAGTTTTCCTAACCTGCTCAATTAATTTCCGGAAGAATCCCAAAGTAATAGAAAGTTAAATAACAAAAGGAGAAGGGCACAACCTACATCTGTTACCTGATCTTCCCTCTCCTGCACCAAGGATGTATTAATACTCTCTGGCGAAGGCAAAGGCTCCTCATCTCTACCCTTTGTTTGATCAGTATTATCAACTGAAATAGGTTGCATGGACACATCAACCGGCATAGACATATTGGCATCTTTGGCTAGCCCTCCGGAATCCATGACATGTGAAGTGTCCAATGAACTAACTCTTGCCTCCTCAGCATCAGTGCCCACAGTACTCTCCCCCTCGTTCGTGGCGGAAAAGTTAACATCATGCTGACTGAATGCCA includes:
- the LOC103410802 gene encoding trans-Golgi network-localized SYP41-interacting protein 1-like isoform X5 → MGRKGDDKISSSELDRSVESFSSQAPSINEQTDKVDEVSDREVELAGDRSVALSEIDRTAETFPDLESSMGERIGKADESSLSTGATMSDGLPVFALALPEADGSLVVSAAMDDRQETEDVPGSYFEEKSEVQFGSGFGQGGEEHRALLEDHHQKHPLGGLESPPGTNMVLPDKGWTASPVVDASSISLSQLTEVVRRLSEEEFRVLIKSVESVSSASQGTTNLIVPEHGFLELFEQLKEELVLTHLTKDISDLQLVQQSEMQVEFDCQRDQLLDETSLLRASLNEVREKNQCLAEELAGCRCELQAVASGKEELQDQLQTARAEVEEFSARATESLSSLERSKQDLLILSAELADCKSLVAALQVENEKLNGSIVLSDEDRKKLVEQNDCYLHEKEKLSAELVDGKSFVEALQDQISSLSGSLSSVTEERKKYEEEKEHLSSENDKLAIEVADSKNTVLALQVENSNLNGILSMVTEESKKLEEEKNHLFYENEKLAIELAASKNLALDLQVKNEKLNGNLVLVTEVRKKLEEEKDYSAHEIERFSSEILVLQERLSAEHEEHMRFVVDLKETTTRLEQLSEENIFLTSSLDTLKAKMKEVDTSGIKIASQAGEDGDQVELSEVRSRRHEIENEKYHQVPGMEDSEGSFIMVEKPSSDGGGGSPVLNLGREVFDDSVGFVALKGRMEEAEKMMNKLVQEIEGICSRSELLNRSGDKVSTPPVSKLIQAFESKVHLDEHDVEERGLTDNQSPADSIASVREQTGNLRALFEQLLLDAANASELLKEERDGRRTANATFGEMKYQYEDLEEHSKKLEATNIELCVLYEALEQHRGSIETRNSELLVLCESLRLKVTNLEAENLEVGRKLHRYESRIDQLQSQLHDLHLSSNDIVSQISDQLENFHKEAAERVLILEQHWNSTLAPVVEAIGKLGESIGSFSTTTPISHDCLDTSHFVASVYDAITVIEDLKVKLKSSQTDREAICILHKEVNEKCDDLHVKNELASDMLHKLYSNLSKLLRVLHGSIDESEMNLKNEKLPHPLDYSIYETIIEQLENFLSEGLQLQSVNKKLNSELMVRTEEFEELKQRCLDSSAIQKLIEDIEGVLEVENAEFQADKMLASRLESLVSCLVQKYKDADAQVGLSKEGFQSKVMESTSMQEEIQQLNASFFQLESETIVLRESLRQVEEALLVARSELQEKLYELEQSEQRVSSLREKLNIAVSKGKGLIVQRDGLKQSLAEKASELERFLQELQLKDSRLLEVETKLKAYSEAGERVEALESELSYIRNSATALRESFLLKDSVLQRIEEILEDLDLPEHFHSRDIIEKIDWLARSVTGNTFPQTDSDQKSSAGGGSSDAGFVVMDSWKDDVQPSSDSSDDFKRKYDELQSKFYGLVEQNEMLEQSLMERNNLVQRWEELLDRIDMPSHLRSLEPEDRIEWLRKELSEVQGDNMSLQQQVVNLESHCVTLTADLEDSRRRTSDLEEDLQTFIDERNNLSQRLELLINDHDKLSAKAAGFELENEKLQEEVSDLQENVAKLRGIEKQILSLEDDIRRLQGLVTDALQDPGTNSEYSGESSIECFEGLLNKLLENYATLSSEKPVFGVAADGIHTENSEAMVVEARSASTPDTAESDTVALKKELEEVQREILDVKEERDGYVEKQRSLACELEVLDKKVNELQGLLNQEEQKSASVREKLNVAVRKGKQLVQQRDSLKQNIDEINSEVECLRSETKIGEGKLAEYEQKFRDLSAYPGRVEALESESLFLRNCLKEAENNLQEKGNTLSLIINILGNIDVAEDDNSGDPVVKLEQIGKMCCDLRANMASSEQEARKSKRASDLLLAELNEVQERNDGLQEELAKSASELAIISKERDLAEAAKLEALSRLEMVSTAHSEERKHQFSEFSGLKSGVDQLRKGFHDVSSLLAGIFHQDLVFLHNLESGIDSCLKSSSATYVVDVPPFTTSSGFITSKSDKENFISTNSWSDSNMHGQFDDSFIIEIFTYVRHYLQELVMEIGVLKEKLDEHSISLHEKASSVSKSMAIVRGELTSKNESFEALKRDLLHVERVEKEKDNELLFLRRNIALLFEACTGSVMEMDRRKAELVGNGWSAGEQGMRLKLANYSEDGLSFSGEDRFRSEECVRSVTDRLLSTVSDFGSLTTEIVEGSQKELKITISKLQKELQEKDIQKERICMELVSQIKQAEAAATSYSTDLQSSKSLVHDLEKRIEVMKGERNLLEQRVNELEDGRATSTELQERVRSLTDVIAAKDQEIEDLMQALDEEEVQMQGRTSRIKELEKVVEQKNLDLENLETSRGKVMKRLSITVSKFDELHHLSASLLGEVEKLQSQLQERDDEISFLRQEVTRCTNDVLVASQTSNKRSSEEIHELLTWFDMNIALVGLHNGDQNSDQVSDYKEIFKKKVDSVISELGDLRTVAQSKDTLLQAERSKVEELTRKGETLEKSLHEKESRLNLLDSVEDSGRGTSSTSEIVEVEPAKNNWAKAGTSIAPQVRSLRKGNNDQVAIAIDMDSGSSSRLEDEEDDKVHGFKSLTTSRIVPRFTRPVANMVDGLWVSCDRTLMRKPVLRLGIILYWAVLHALLATFAI